In Diorhabda sublineata isolate icDioSubl1.1 chromosome 4, icDioSubl1.1, whole genome shotgun sequence, a single window of DNA contains:
- the LOC130442984 gene encoding uncharacterized protein LOC130442984, whose product MPNINEYETDISGTVADEEVEAKLKKLKNRKSPGPDGIPNGLLKYGGPKLARKLAQLFDKILNKTETPDEWHNSITIPVFKKGLKTCPENYRGITLLNTVMKIFTSILKDKLQTQIKNAEEQQGFTKGRSITDAVFIIKQIKEKATEYNMPAYICFIDLTKAFDRIRLGDILHILMENKAPANITKIIHQLNNNNVTKVKVGVQFTENIPSTGGIRQEWATKGMVCYGDDAAIIAESENDLQRQLFQFFLVRHQLNMNISINKTKCMTIAKDPLRYLSSTHNPVKDLKSQINKASALSGCLRDIVWSNSYMRKNSKSRIYKTCIRPIMTYGTEVREDTNMMKQMLRVAEMKTLRSIVEKTRRDRVRNTDVKEQCGIQDIVRWGRQRKRQWYNHVRRMDENRLPRIVLENNPPSSRPPGRPPKRWKDSW is encoded by the exons ATGCCGAATATAAACGAATACGAAACAGATATAAGTGGTACGGTCGCTGATGAAGAGGTGGAAGCAAAACTCAAGAAActgaaaaacagaaaatcacCAGGACCGGACGGCATCCCAAATGGGCTTTTAAAATATGGAGGCCCCAAACTTGCAAGGAAACTAGCGCAACTATTTGACAAAATCTTGAACAAAACGGAAACACCAGACGAATGGCATAACAGCATCACCATACCTGTATTCAAGAAAGGGCTAAAAACCTGCCCAGAAAACTATAGAGGAATAACTCTCTTGAATAcggtaatgaaaattttcacgaGTATTCTCAAGGATAAACTGCAAACACAAATTAAGAATGCTGAAGAACAACAGGGCTTTACAAAGGGACGGTCAATAACAGACGCAGTgttcataataaaacaaataaaagaaaaggcTACAGAGTACAATATGCCAGCGTATATCTGCTTCATTGACCTAACAAAGGCGTTTGATAGGATCCGGTTGGGagacattttgcatatattgaTGGAAAATAAGGCACCAGCAAACATAACGAAGATAATTCATCAGCTAAATAACAATAACGTAACAAAGGTCAAAGTAGGAGTTCAATTCACTGAAAATATCCCATCAACGGGAGGAATTAGACAGG AATGGGCAACAAAAGGTATGGTATGCTACGGCGATGATGCAGCAATCATCGCCGAATCAGAAAACGACCTACAGAGACAACTCTTCCAGTTCTTCTTGGTAAGGCACCAACTCAATATGAACATTTCTATCAACAAAACCAAATGTATGACAATCGCGAAGGATCCGCTCAGAT ACTTATCAAGTACCCACAACCCAGTTAAAGACCTAAAAAGCCAGATTAACAAAGCATCCGCACTATCAGGATGCCTACGAGATATAGTCTGGTCCAACTCGTACATGCGCAAAAATAGCAAAAGTAGAATCTACAAGACTTGTATCAGACCCATCATGACGTACGGCACGGAAGTCCGCGAGGACACCAACATGATGAAACAAATGCTGAGGGTGGCCGAGATGAAAACACTGAGATCAATAGtggagaaaacaagaagagACAGAGTAAGAAATACAGATGTCAAAGAGCAATGCGGGATACAAGACATTGTGAGATGGGGAAGACAACGTAAGAGGCAGTGGTACAACCATGTAAGACGAATGGACGAGAACAGACTTCCGAGAATAGTCCTAGAAAACAACCCGCCCAGCTCAAGGCCTCCCGGGAGACCACCTAAAAGGTGGAAAGATAGTTGGTAA